In the genome of Negativicutes bacterium, one region contains:
- a CDS encoding DUF6063 family protein produces the protein MNRKTLEVYQAFLKKGWIDRADDPMIWSYAEEADVMDELNEFQEVLRFEIMKTGSRAYLIPSQDNELFLKDNIDYRKDIRATNDVRIRDLYLLNYLAIYLIFEFFGGEGNDPQQREFISREAFLERFTEHCQQTEANLLEGENQQTDYSENFKALASSWLGKLEGETDSNKIDTKNGLLNKILLKFKTDELFTQDEDRIFPTRKMRDLMPYFLMKKRVTEIHAWMQKGAEHASD, from the coding sequence ATGAATCGCAAGACATTAGAGGTGTATCAGGCTTTTTTGAAAAAGGGTTGGATTGACCGCGCGGATGATCCGATGATCTGGAGTTATGCCGAAGAAGCAGACGTGATGGACGAGTTAAATGAATTCCAAGAGGTGCTTCGTTTTGAGATTATGAAAACGGGCAGCCGGGCTTACCTGATTCCAAGTCAGGATAATGAGTTATTTCTCAAGGACAATATTGATTATCGCAAAGATATTAGGGCGACAAATGATGTCAGAATACGCGATTTATATCTGCTGAATTATCTGGCGATTTATCTGATTTTTGAGTTTTTCGGCGGTGAAGGAAATGATCCGCAGCAGCGGGAGTTTATTAGCAGAGAAGCCTTTTTAGAGCGGTTCACGGAGCATTGTCAGCAGACAGAAGCCAACTTGCTGGAGGGTGAAAACCAGCAGACAGATTACAGTGAGAATTTCAAGGCGCTGGCCTCTTCTTGGCTGGGTAAGCTGGAAGGCGAAACGGACTCCAATAAAATTGATACCAAAAACGGGTTGCTCAATAAAATTCTGCTCAAGTTTAAAACAGACGAATTATTCACACAGGATGAAGATAGGATTTTTCCCACCAGAAAAATGCGTGACCTGATGCCTTATTTTTTGATGAAAAAACGGGTGACGGAAATTCATGCCTGGATGCAGAAGGGAGCCGAGCATGCCTCAGATTAA